A single window of uncultured Methanospirillum sp. DNA harbors:
- a CDS encoding TIGR04255 family protein encodes MDSPLPHNFSRSPVEEVCFSLTINRDQISLTVPAPYPGWGAIRLKIDTEIAALPDTYEVTRCSLIYRDHFLLHSDGFSQVMSGINQDIFHTTRVSGTESELIPVALNHELRARVYSRFDGGEQPAWTLTFAVETGEPHRFEDPDEILSWFDEAHAVIHTLFDQIVPVEIVETIR; translated from the coding sequence ATGGACTCACCCCTGCCCCATAACTTTTCCAGGTCACCGGTAGAGGAGGTCTGCTTCTCTCTTACCATAAACAGAGATCAGATCTCTCTCACTGTTCCGGCACCGTATCCGGGATGGGGAGCAATCAGGTTAAAAATAGACACCGAGATTGCTGCTCTCCCGGATACCTATGAGGTAACAAGATGCAGTCTCATATACAGGGATCATTTTCTTCTACATAGTGACGGCTTTTCCCAGGTTATGAGTGGGATAAATCAGGATATCTTTCATACAACCCGGGTATCAGGTACTGAATCAGAATTGATCCCAGTTGCTCTGAATCATGAACTCCGGGCACGTGTCTATTCCCGCTTTGACGGAGGAGAACAGCCAGCCTGGACATTGACCTTTGCTGTTGAAACAGGAGAGCCTCATCGCTTTGAAGACCCGGATGAGATCCTCTCCTGGTTTGATGAGGCTCATGCCGTCATCCACACCCTCTTTGACCAGATTGTTCCCGTAGAGATCGTGGAAACTATCAGGTGA
- a CDS encoding ABC transporter substrate binding protein, whose protein sequence is MLVLILVCFVPGSASDQGPGQIHTNPHVLLLSSYNPGFPTFFEQINGVKSVLSPDTVHLDIEYMDAKRFSSPEDISEYSQIFTRKIRHLPAYDLILVADDNALNLVLAEKQELFNKTPIVFFGINDQKKAELHDTDPLITGVMEAVSMKETIDLMIRLQPEARTIVALSDDTVTGRADAATFLGFNTSYPGYTLTVLSLADLTWSEYALKLQKINQSSSVLLLSAYQDKNLKTTNFEEGLRFIKENLPIPLYHLWYHGMGEGILGGVLISQYDQGRNAAIMAERILKGTPPSWIPVLKESPNPILFDYHEMSTYGLKPSDLPPGSGIINHPVSLFEEYLSYILVALLIIICQTVVIVVMMIHIRRRRRTEQDLLKYQGHLEEMVENRTRELKHSNAELNTTQKKLQQYVTFLTLREKDLQKSEEKFRNLVEDINNILVTFTPDGIITYVNPYAEQFFGYTTAELVGRHLIGTILPEDPENPDVLKQFVHELGRTPEKFKPHENTNLKKSGEKVWILWTNRAIRDDTGEVISVISVGSDITERRKLEGAIQEANNKLNLLSSITRHDLLNTMTSLIGFLHMINENPDEKQSYVYRKKMGTTLIKMRNQIEFTRDYQDIGVKKPGWHDISTLFSRAIHVFREAPVRFSCDIAGIEIYGDNMLEKAFFNLVENSLRHGMNVSQISLRMEHESGAITLVYTDDGVGIADDEKELIFEKGFGKNTGLGMFLVREILHITNISIRETGKTGSGARFEIHVPDGMWRSTGDPDS, encoded by the coding sequence GTGTTGGTACTCATTCTGGTCTGTTTTGTCCCGGGATCTGCGAGCGATCAGGGCCCGGGTCAGATACACACAAATCCCCATGTTCTACTCCTCAGTTCATACAATCCAGGGTTTCCAACATTTTTTGAACAGATAAATGGCGTGAAATCTGTTCTCTCTCCCGATACGGTACATCTTGATATCGAGTACATGGATGCGAAACGCTTCTCCTCACCTGAAGATATCAGCGAGTATTCACAGATATTTACCAGGAAGATACGGCACCTTCCGGCCTACGATCTCATCCTTGTTGCAGACGACAATGCTCTGAACCTCGTCCTTGCAGAGAAGCAGGAATTGTTTAACAAAACGCCGATCGTCTTCTTTGGCATCAATGATCAGAAGAAGGCAGAGCTTCATGACACAGATCCTCTCATCACCGGCGTGATGGAAGCAGTCTCGATGAAAGAGACCATTGACCTGATGATACGGCTGCAACCTGAAGCCAGAACCATTGTCGCCCTCTCAGACGATACTGTCACCGGGAGGGCTGATGCCGCGACATTTCTTGGATTCAACACATCGTATCCCGGGTACACCTTAACGGTCCTCTCGCTTGCAGATCTGACCTGGAGTGAGTATGCTCTCAAGTTGCAGAAAATAAATCAGTCCTCTTCAGTCCTTCTCCTCTCTGCCTACCAGGATAAGAACCTGAAAACTACGAATTTTGAAGAAGGTCTCAGGTTCATAAAAGAGAATCTGCCTATTCCCCTCTATCACCTCTGGTATCATGGAATGGGAGAAGGAATCCTGGGCGGAGTCCTGATCTCCCAGTATGATCAGGGCAGAAATGCAGCAATAATGGCGGAACGGATACTGAAAGGAACCCCTCCCTCCTGGATTCCTGTCCTGAAAGAGAGCCCGAATCCTATCCTGTTTGATTACCATGAGATGAGTACATACGGGCTGAAACCTTCAGATCTCCCTCCCGGATCTGGTATCATTAATCATCCGGTATCCCTCTTTGAGGAGTACTTAAGCTACATCCTGGTCGCCCTTCTCATCATCATATGTCAGACAGTCGTCATCGTCGTCATGATGATACATATCAGGAGGCGGAGACGGACAGAGCAGGACCTTCTGAAGTACCAGGGGCATCTTGAAGAGATGGTTGAGAACAGAACCCGCGAGCTGAAACATTCAAATGCAGAACTCAACACAACACAGAAGAAATTACAACAGTATGTGACGTTTCTTACCCTCAGAGAGAAGGATCTGCAGAAGAGCGAGGAGAAGTTTCGGAATCTGGTCGAAGATATCAATAATATCCTGGTCACCTTCACGCCCGATGGAATTATCACGTACGTCAATCCGTATGCCGAACAATTCTTTGGATATACAACTGCTGAACTGGTGGGCAGACACCTCATCGGGACAATCCTCCCTGAAGATCCCGAGAATCCCGATGTTCTGAAGCAGTTTGTACATGAACTTGGAAGGACTCCTGAAAAGTTCAAACCGCATGAGAATACAAACCTGAAGAAGAGCGGGGAAAAAGTCTGGATTCTCTGGACAAACCGGGCCATACGGGATGATACCGGAGAGGTGATATCTGTCATCTCGGTCGGGAGCGACATCACTGAGCGGAGAAAACTCGAAGGAGCAATTCAGGAGGCCAACAACAAGCTCAACCTGCTTTCAAGTATCACCAGGCATGATCTGCTCAACACGATGACCTCTCTTATCGGGTTTCTGCATATGATCAATGAGAATCCCGATGAAAAGCAGAGTTATGTATATCGGAAAAAGATGGGCACGACACTCATAAAGATGAGAAATCAGATCGAGTTTACCCGTGACTACCAGGATATCGGGGTTAAGAAACCCGGATGGCATGATATCAGTACCCTCTTTAGTCGGGCGATACACGTGTTCAGGGAGGCTCCAGTCAGGTTCTCCTGTGATATCGCGGGTATTGAGATCTACGGCGACAACATGCTTGAGAAGGCCTTCTTCAACCTTGTTGAAAATTCACTTCGTCATGGCATGAACGTCTCTCAAATATCTTTGCGAATGGAACACGAAAGCGGGGCGATTACCCTGGTGTACACTGATGATGGAGTAGGTATTGCTGACGATGAGAAAGAACTGATATTTGAGAAGGGATTTGGGAAGAATACCGGGCTAGGGATGTTTCTGGTGCGTGAGATTCTTCACATCACCAACATATCAATCAGAGAGACCGGGAAGACGGGAAGTGGTGCCAGGTTCGAGATCCATGTTCCTGACGGAATGTGGCGCTCTACCGGAGATCCTGATTCCTGA
- a CDS encoding PAS domain S-box protein translates to MRELPRDPDGISIGIERQFRDIVERSTDLILLLDHDLKPVYVSPSAKKLLGYEPEELVGKDIEFASSVIFPLSRDDFTTTFRVLISGEPTENLEMRTKKKDGTMILVSMSVVPILEDGVFTGAQVSIRDITAARKVETQLRESQERFKRFADNARDILYCMTLPDCRFEFVSSAATRLTGYSPEEFYADPGLIRRLIHPDSREVFSKRWDDIFENRTLPYFEYRITDRYGRDRWLNQRNVIITDEKGEPVALEGIVTDVSGQKEIENRLRRSEERFLAVTQNAGSWVWEIDPDGIYTYASPAVYSILGYWPDELVGKKHFSDLFDPAVGDKLKATAMDAISRCRVINDLVNCNLHRDGTRVLIKTNGVPVFDDSGTFTGYCGVDQDITREKEAEDKRIESDAKYRLLAENISDVIWAVDKDLHLTYVSPSVLELRGMTPEEALVEPGYEALIPDSLEKMRESCKKWIGMINRGERELKDNTIELVFRHKNGSTVWTEVMITPIRDRNQQFNGFIGVTRDITERKCAEVSLKESEEKFRTFVENANELVYALTPNDIFTYVSPNWTEFLGYEPDELVGKSAETIVHPDDYPRVHSFFNNIARTGVKNRIEGYRVCHKNGTWQWHTQSLSPVLDDKGKVFSLLGVCHDVTERKRTEEALRESEEKFRSFVENANDVVFSISPDGTFTYLSPKWSGLLGYEEGEGVGRSLYSFIHPDDRSDIQEFVTEAITKGIRKSGNTYRICLKDGSWQWHTQSISPVFDDKGSVVSLQGICHDITRRKQNEEALANANRQLSLLTGITRHDILNKITVILGHVGVAELECKDEEFADYLRRIKSATNDIRSQIGFTRVYEDLGVQEPLWVDLDTILPRENLPSGITVTSDLKGVSIFVDPMIERVFYNLLDNSVRHGERVTTIRASSHVEKGDLIVVWEDNGVGIPDTDKILIFERGFGKNTGLGMFLVREILSLTGISIHETGKPGTGARFDIRVPSGKFRI, encoded by the coding sequence ATGAGAGAGCTTCCGCGTGATCCTGACGGTATATCCATCGGAATTGAACGACAATTCAGGGACATTGTAGAGCGGTCAACAGACCTGATTCTTCTCCTTGATCATGACCTGAAACCGGTGTATGTGTCCCCCTCAGCAAAAAAACTCCTTGGGTATGAACCAGAGGAGCTGGTTGGAAAAGATATAGAATTCGCCTCATCGGTGATCTTTCCGTTGAGCAGGGATGATTTTACTACCACCTTCAGGGTCCTCATAAGCGGTGAACCTACCGAAAACCTGGAGATGAGAACAAAAAAGAAAGACGGAACGATGATCCTGGTCAGCATGTCTGTTGTACCGATTCTTGAAGACGGAGTCTTTACTGGTGCCCAGGTATCAATACGGGACATTACCGCTGCCAGGAAGGTTGAAACCCAACTGAGAGAGAGTCAGGAGAGATTCAAACGGTTTGCTGACAATGCCAGGGATATCTTGTACTGTATGACTCTCCCGGATTGCAGGTTTGAATTTGTGAGCAGCGCAGCGACAAGACTTACCGGATATTCTCCTGAAGAGTTCTATGCAGATCCTGGCCTTATAAGGCGACTTATCCATCCTGATTCGAGGGAGGTTTTCAGCAAACGGTGGGATGATATTTTTGAGAATCGAACCCTACCGTATTTCGAGTACCGGATCACGGACAGATATGGCAGGGACCGCTGGTTAAATCAAAGAAATGTAATTATCACAGACGAGAAGGGAGAGCCTGTTGCACTTGAAGGGATTGTGACTGATGTATCAGGGCAGAAAGAGATCGAGAACCGGTTGAGGAGAAGTGAGGAGCGGTTCCTTGCAGTCACCCAGAATGCTGGCTCATGGGTCTGGGAGATCGATCCAGATGGTATCTACACCTATGCAAGCCCTGCAGTTTACTCCATCCTTGGATACTGGCCTGACGAACTGGTTGGAAAGAAACACTTCTCTGATCTCTTTGATCCTGCTGTCGGTGATAAACTCAAAGCCACAGCAATGGATGCGATCTCCAGATGCCGTGTTATCAATGATCTGGTCAACTGCAACCTCCACAGGGACGGAACACGGGTTTTAATCAAGACAAATGGTGTACCCGTCTTTGATGATTCCGGTACATTCACGGGGTACTGTGGCGTTGACCAGGATATCACAAGAGAGAAGGAAGCAGAGGATAAACGCATTGAGAGCGATGCAAAATACCGGTTGCTTGCAGAGAATATCTCAGATGTAATCTGGGCTGTTGACAAAGATCTGCATCTCACCTATGTCTCCCCGTCTGTTCTGGAACTCAGGGGCATGACACCCGAAGAAGCACTTGTTGAACCGGGATATGAGGCTCTGATTCCAGATTCGCTGGAAAAAATGAGGGAATCATGTAAAAAATGGATCGGGATGATAAACCGTGGAGAGCGGGAACTGAAAGATAATACCATAGAACTCGTGTTCAGACACAAAAACGGTTCGACGGTCTGGACCGAGGTGATGATAACACCCATCAGAGACAGGAATCAACAGTTCAACGGGTTTATCGGAGTTACCAGAGATATTACTGAACGCAAATGTGCTGAAGTGTCACTCAAAGAGAGCGAGGAAAAGTTCAGAACATTTGTGGAGAATGCCAATGAACTCGTGTACGCTCTGACACCAAATGACATCTTCACGTATGTCTCCCCAAACTGGACCGAATTTCTCGGATATGAACCTGACGAGTTGGTAGGAAAATCCGCAGAAACCATCGTTCATCCGGATGATTATCCCCGTGTTCATTCATTTTTCAATAATATTGCCAGAACAGGGGTGAAAAACCGGATAGAAGGATACAGAGTCTGTCACAAGAATGGAACGTGGCAGTGGCATACACAAAGCCTCTCACCAGTTTTGGATGATAAAGGGAAGGTATTCAGTCTTCTGGGCGTCTGCCATGATGTCACAGAACGCAAGCGTACTGAAGAGGCTCTCAGAGAGAGCGAAGAGAAGTTCAGATCGTTTGTTGAGAATGCAAATGATGTGGTCTTTTCCATTAGTCCGGATGGTACCTTCACATACCTCTCTCCCAAGTGGTCGGGCCTTCTCGGGTATGAGGAGGGCGAAGGGGTAGGAAGATCATTGTATTCGTTTATTCACCCTGATGATCGTTCTGATATTCAGGAGTTTGTAACAGAGGCAATAACAAAAGGAATCAGAAAGAGTGGAAATACCTACCGGATTTGCCTCAAAGACGGAAGCTGGCAGTGGCACACCCAGAGCATCTCACCAGTCTTTGACGATAAGGGCAGCGTTGTAAGCCTTCAGGGTATCTGTCACGATATAACCAGAAGAAAACAGAACGAAGAGGCACTGGCTAATGCAAACCGCCAGCTCAGCCTTCTCACCGGCATCACCAGGCATGATATTCTCAATAAGATCACGGTTATTCTCGGTCATGTCGGTGTTGCTGAACTGGAATGCAAAGATGAAGAGTTTGCGGATTATTTGCGCAGGATAAAATCAGCAACCAATGATATCAGGTCCCAGATTGGATTTACCAGGGTTTATGAAGATCTCGGAGTGCAGGAGCCACTATGGGTTGATCTCGATACCATCCTACCAAGAGAGAACCTTCCATCAGGCATCACGGTGACCTCTGACCTCAAGGGTGTATCTATTTTTGTGGATCCAATGATTGAGAGGGTTTTTTACAATCTGCTCGATAACTCGGTCAGGCATGGTGAACGGGTTACCACAATCAGGGCCTCTTCACATGTAGAGAAAGGAGATCTCATTGTTGTATGGGAGGATAACGGGGTAGGTATCCCTGATACTGATAAGATCCTCATATTTGAGCGGGGATTCGGGAAGAACACCGGGCTTGGAATGTTTCTGGTCCGGGAGATCCTCTCCCTGACCGGGATCTCAATTCATGAGACAGGAAAGCCCGGTACCGGGGCACGATTTGATATCAGGGTTCCATCCGGAAAGTTCAGGATCTGA
- a CDS encoding PAS domain S-box protein — MEDVGTDTNERAKISVLYVDDERDLLDLGKIFLERSGEFRVDTRTSATETLKLSSLGEYDAIVSDYQMPDMNGIDFLQEIRRTHRDMPFILFTGRGREEVVIQAINKGADFYIQKGGDPIAQFAELGHKIREAVGRRLIEQMLRETEKKFSDIIAFLPDPTFAIDQSGRIIAWNRALEEFTGVPSERMLGRGKKEYHTVFYTTDRPLLIDLIDEPDEEVRKYYSIVHREKGSITAEAETIKLNGTQIFVHIKVSRLYNQSGVVTGVIESIRDITFIKQKDLEFHTVQERYRSIVHDQTEMVIRFVPDGTVTFINDTFGLFYSQIMNHTPVEGGRISDLLKDTYPKFEEVIPSLCRENPIRDIEQEITGSDGRRFWHLWSVRALYDMDDNLSEYQAVGRDITELKLAETALRESEAGLRLFIEKTSDSFTLIDEEGVIIEWNASSERLSGFSKEDVIGMKIWNLFCRLATTDRRTEENRKKAEETFRNSLATGVIPFYNDRIIEIERSDGARINVRQILFPIKTVRGFRLGMITRDSTRERDERASA, encoded by the coding sequence ATGGAAGATGTGGGGACTGATACCAATGAAAGGGCGAAGATATCAGTCCTTTATGTGGATGATGAACGGGATCTTCTAGATCTTGGGAAGATCTTTCTGGAGCGGTCAGGCGAGTTCAGAGTTGATACCCGGACATCTGCAACTGAAACATTAAAATTATCCTCCCTTGGAGAGTATGACGCCATCGTCTCTGACTATCAGATGCCTGATATGAATGGCATCGATTTTTTGCAGGAGATCAGAAGAACTCACAGGGATATGCCATTCATCCTCTTTACCGGCAGAGGACGTGAAGAGGTTGTTATTCAGGCCATCAATAAGGGTGCTGATTTTTACATCCAGAAGGGTGGAGATCCAATCGCACAGTTTGCCGAACTCGGGCACAAGATCAGAGAAGCGGTTGGGAGAAGATTGATAGAACAGATGCTCAGAGAGACAGAAAAGAAGTTCTCTGATATCATCGCATTTCTTCCAGATCCTACATTTGCCATTGATCAGTCAGGGAGAATAATAGCATGGAACCGGGCCCTGGAAGAATTCACAGGAGTCCCGTCGGAGAGAATGCTGGGAAGAGGAAAGAAGGAGTATCATACTGTATTTTACACTACAGACCGACCTCTCCTCATTGACCTGATAGATGAACCTGATGAGGAGGTCAGGAAGTACTACTCTATCGTTCACAGGGAAAAGGGCTCTATCACAGCCGAAGCTGAAACAATAAAACTCAATGGGACACAAATATTCGTTCATATTAAAGTGAGCAGGCTCTATAACCAGTCTGGTGTTGTAACCGGGGTTATAGAGTCTATTCGTGATATCACATTTATAAAACAGAAAGACCTGGAGTTCCATACAGTCCAGGAGCGGTATCGTTCAATCGTCCATGATCAGACCGAGATGGTCATAAGATTTGTACCTGATGGAACAGTCACATTCATCAACGATACATTCGGTCTCTTTTATTCGCAGATCATGAATCATACTCCTGTCGAAGGGGGCAGAATTAGTGACCTTCTGAAGGATACATACCCAAAGTTTGAGGAGGTTATACCTTCACTTTGCAGGGAGAACCCGATTCGCGATATTGAACAGGAGATTACCGGTAGTGACGGCAGAAGATTCTGGCATTTATGGTCTGTCAGAGCGTTGTATGACATGGATGATAACCTGTCAGAGTATCAGGCTGTGGGAAGGGACATAACAGAGTTGAAACTGGCTGAAACTGCTCTTCGTGAGAGCGAAGCAGGACTTCGGTTATTCATCGAGAAGACAAGCGACTCCTTCACCCTGATAGACGAAGAAGGAGTCATTATTGAATGGAATGCTAGTTCTGAACGGCTTTCCGGTTTTTCTAAAGAAGACGTTATAGGGATGAAGATCTGGAACCTGTTCTGCAGACTTGCAACCACAGACAGGAGGACAGAAGAGAACAGAAAGAAAGCAGAAGAGACGTTCAGAAATTCACTGGCAACAGGTGTTATTCCATTTTATAACGACCGGATAATTGAGATTGAGCGATCTGACGGAGCACGAATCAATGTCAGGCAGATATTATTTCCCATTAAAACCGTAAGAGGATTCAGACTTGGGATGATAACCAGGGATAGTACCAGGGAGAGAGATGAGAGAGCTTCCGCGTGA